One region of Babylonia areolata isolate BAREFJ2019XMU chromosome 29, ASM4173473v1, whole genome shotgun sequence genomic DNA includes:
- the LOC143274732 gene encoding GTP-binding nuclear protein Ran isoform X1 yields the protein MDYCTGGALLQMFRVNQKMAAAAPTFKLVLVGDGGVGKTTFVKRHRSGEFEKKYVATLGVEVHPLVFYTNRGEIKFNVWDTAGQEKFGGLRDGYYIQGQCAIIMFDVTSRVTYKNVPNWHRDLVRVCENIPIVLCGNKVDIKDRKVKAKAIVFHRKKNLQYYDISAKSNYNFEKPFLWLARKLVGDPNLEFIEMPALLPPEVTMDPNLAKHYEEELKVAQQVALPDDDEDI from the exons ATGGATTACTGTACTGGTGGAGCATTACTTCAGATGTTTAGAG tGAACCAGAAGATGGCAGCTGCAGCGCCTACTTTTAAG TTGGtgcttgttggtgatggtggtgttggaaaGACCACATTTGTCAAACGTCACCGTTCTGGAGAGTTTGAAAAGAAATATGTTG ccacacTGGGAGTGGAAGTCCACCCTCTGGTCTTCTACACCAACAGAGGAGAGATCAAGTTCAATGTGTGGGACACCGCCGGTCAGGAGAAGTTTGGTGGGCTGAGAGATGGTTACTACATCCAGG GACAATGTGCCATCATCATGTTTGACGTGACCTCTCGGGTGACCTACAAGAATGTGCCCAACTGGCACCGCGacttggtgcgtgtgtgtgaaaacattccTATCGTGTTGTGCGGCAACAAAGTCGACATCAAGGACAGGAAGGTCAAGGCCAAAGCCATTGTCTTCCACAGGAAAAAGAACTTGCAG tactacGATATCAGTGCCAAGAGCAACTACAACTTTGAGAAGCCGTTCCTGTGGCTAGCGAGGAAGCTGGTGGGTGACCCCAACCTGGAGTTTATAGAGATGCCAGCCCTGCTTCCTCCAGAGGTCACCATGGACCCCAACTTGGCCAAGCACTACGAGGAGGAgctcaag gttgcaCAGCAAGTGGCTTTGCCAGATGACGACGAAGACATCTAA
- the LOC143274732 gene encoding GTP-binding nuclear protein Ran isoform X2, with protein MAAAAPTFKLVLVGDGGVGKTTFVKRHRSGEFEKKYVATLGVEVHPLVFYTNRGEIKFNVWDTAGQEKFGGLRDGYYIQGQCAIIMFDVTSRVTYKNVPNWHRDLVRVCENIPIVLCGNKVDIKDRKVKAKAIVFHRKKNLQYYDISAKSNYNFEKPFLWLARKLVGDPNLEFIEMPALLPPEVTMDPNLAKHYEEELKVAQQVALPDDDEDI; from the exons ATGGCAGCTGCAGCGCCTACTTTTAAG TTGGtgcttgttggtgatggtggtgttggaaaGACCACATTTGTCAAACGTCACCGTTCTGGAGAGTTTGAAAAGAAATATGTTG ccacacTGGGAGTGGAAGTCCACCCTCTGGTCTTCTACACCAACAGAGGAGAGATCAAGTTCAATGTGTGGGACACCGCCGGTCAGGAGAAGTTTGGTGGGCTGAGAGATGGTTACTACATCCAGG GACAATGTGCCATCATCATGTTTGACGTGACCTCTCGGGTGACCTACAAGAATGTGCCCAACTGGCACCGCGacttggtgcgtgtgtgtgaaaacattccTATCGTGTTGTGCGGCAACAAAGTCGACATCAAGGACAGGAAGGTCAAGGCCAAAGCCATTGTCTTCCACAGGAAAAAGAACTTGCAG tactacGATATCAGTGCCAAGAGCAACTACAACTTTGAGAAGCCGTTCCTGTGGCTAGCGAGGAAGCTGGTGGGTGACCCCAACCTGGAGTTTATAGAGATGCCAGCCCTGCTTCCTCCAGAGGTCACCATGGACCCCAACTTGGCCAAGCACTACGAGGAGGAgctcaag gttgcaCAGCAAGTGGCTTTGCCAGATGACGACGAAGACATCTAA